One genomic region from Dermacentor variabilis isolate Ectoservices chromosome 6, ASM5094787v1, whole genome shotgun sequence encodes:
- the LOC142585705 gene encoding mitochondrial nicotinamide adenine dinucleotide transporter SLC25A51 isoform X2 yields MGSLTLQKGGHSSHHVTTPDDDMCAFVCGWGAAFVNIICTFPMNKVMFRQMLHGVRTNHALDQLRSEGFRHLYRGCLPPLVQKTISVSIMFGTFSGYSRFTIHHFPEANDLTVKFLAGLMAGSTEAILTPLERVQALLQDKEHHHRFKNTVDAFKFLSPYGIREYYRGLVPILLRNGPSTFMFFTLRDEMGRLVPMDKKVLWQRTLSDFLSGALVGAFVSTVFYPVNVIKTIIQVQYGPPRPSMLTVFKETYAERKSIRKMFYGVHLNYTRALVSWGIINATYEFLRTQYMHYVKSSHGSW; encoded by the coding sequence ATGGGATCCCTGACTCTCCAAAAGGGCGGCCACAGCAGCCATCACGTCACAACACCCGACGATGACATGTGTGCTTTTGTTTGTGGTTGGGGTGCAGCCTTCGTGAACATAATCTGCACTTTTCCAATGAACAAGGTGATGTTTAGGCAGATGCTGCATGGTGTGCGTACCAACCATGCCCTGGACCAACTTCGTAGTGAAGGTTTTCGCCACCTCTACCGTGGTTGCCTGCCACCACTTGTTCAGAAGACCATCTCAGTCTCCATTATGTTTGGCACATTCAGTGGCTATAGTCGCTTCACAATTCATCACTTTCCCGAGGCAAACGATCTCACCGTGAAGTTCCTTGCTGGCCTCATGGCTGGTTCCACGGAGGCCATACTCACTCCTTTGGAAAGGGTTCAAGCCTTGCTGCAAGACAAAGAACACCATCACCGATTCAAGAACACAGTTGATGCCTTCAAGTTCCTGTCTCCGTATGGCATCAGGGAGTACTACAGGGGATTGGTGCCCATACTTCTCCGAAATGGCCCAAGCACATTCATGTTCTTTACCCTGAGGGATGAAATGGGGCGCCTCGTGCCGATGGACAAGAAGGTTCTCTGGCAGCGGACACTGAGCGACTTTCTCAGTGGTGCTTTGGTGGGTGCATTTGTAAGCACTGTATTCTATCCTGTAAACGTTATTAAAACTATAATCCAAGTGCAGTATGGCCCTCCACGCCCTAGCATGTTAACTGTCTTCAAGGAGACCTACGCGGAACGGAAGAGCATTCGTAAAATGTTCTATGGTGTGCACCTTAACTACACACGGGCACTAGTTTCGTGGGGCATCATCAATGCAACGTACGAGTTCTTAAGGACACAATATATGCATTATGTTAAGAGCAGTCATGGCAGTTGGTGA
- the LOC142585705 gene encoding mitochondrial nicotinamide adenine dinucleotide transporter SLC25A51 isoform X1 translates to MAAAMASAILLIKIGLTQLRIRFWIKCTLLPNLVQVEHRQLLRCENSPPFHWGRLRDVDAKMGSLTLQKGGHSSHHVTTPDDDMCAFVCGWGAAFVNIICTFPMNKVMFRQMLHGVRTNHALDQLRSEGFRHLYRGCLPPLVQKTISVSIMFGTFSGYSRFTIHHFPEANDLTVKFLAGLMAGSTEAILTPLERVQALLQDKEHHHRFKNTVDAFKFLSPYGIREYYRGLVPILLRNGPSTFMFFTLRDEMGRLVPMDKKVLWQRTLSDFLSGALVGAFVSTVFYPVNVIKTIIQVQYGPPRPSMLTVFKETYAERKSIRKMFYGVHLNYTRALVSWGIINATYEFLRTQYMHYVKSSHGSW, encoded by the exons ATGGCAGCGGCTATGGCCAGCGCCATATTGCTAATCAAGATTGGATTGACTCAGCTTCGCATACGATTCTGGATAAAGTGCACATTGTTGCCGAATTTAGTCCAA GTTGAGCATCGACAGCTGCTGCGATGTGAAAATAGCCCACCCTTTCACTGGGGCCGTTTGCGTGACGTCGACGCCAAAATGGGATCCCTGACTCTCCAAAAGGGCGGCCACAGCAGCCATCACGTCACAACACCCGACGATGACATGTGTGCTTTTGTTTGTGGTTGGGGTGCAGCCTTCGTGAACATAATCTGCACTTTTCCAATGAACAAGGTGATGTTTAGGCAGATGCTGCATGGTGTGCGTACCAACCATGCCCTGGACCAACTTCGTAGTGAAGGTTTTCGCCACCTCTACCGTGGTTGCCTGCCACCACTTGTTCAGAAGACCATCTCAGTCTCCATTATGTTTGGCACATTCAGTGGCTATAGTCGCTTCACAATTCATCACTTTCCCGAGGCAAACGATCTCACCGTGAAGTTCCTTGCTGGCCTCATGGCTGGTTCCACGGAGGCCATACTCACTCCTTTGGAAAGGGTTCAAGCCTTGCTGCAAGACAAAGAACACCATCACCGATTCAAGAACACAGTTGATGCCTTCAAGTTCCTGTCTCCGTATGGCATCAGGGAGTACTACAGGGGATTGGTGCCCATACTTCTCCGAAATGGCCCAAGCACATTCATGTTCTTTACCCTGAGGGATGAAATGGGGCGCCTCGTGCCGATGGACAAGAAGGTTCTCTGGCAGCGGACACTGAGCGACTTTCTCAGTGGTGCTTTGGTGGGTGCATTTGTAAGCACTGTATTCTATCCTGTAAACGTTATTAAAACTATAATCCAAGTGCAGTATGGCCCTCCACGCCCTAGCATGTTAACTGTCTTCAAGGAGACCTACGCGGAACGGAAGAGCATTCGTAAAATGTTCTATGGTGTGCACCTTAACTACACACGGGCACTAGTTTCGTGGGGCATCATCAATGCAACGTACGAGTTCTTAAGGACACAATATATGCATTATGTTAAGAGCAGTCATGGCAGTTGGTGA